CATCTACACTATTAAAGCCTTTTCCATATTTTCCATCTTCTACAATATCTATCCAAGGTCCCCCACTCTTGTGGACAATTGGTAACAGACCCGCTGCCATAGCTTCCACAACTGCTATGCCAAAGTGTTCATATCTCATGGGGTGGAGATATATTATAGCCTTCGCCATAAGCTCTATCTTAAGATCCTCGCTAACATTTGGCAACACCTTTAACCTGTCCCCGACTCCAACCGCCTTTATTTTCGACATGAGGGAGCGGTAATAGCTTGTTGAGCCCAATGCGCCCATAATTACGAACTTTACATCTTTTACCTCCCTTGCGACATCAGGAATAATCTCGAGCCCCTTTTCCGGCGCTATGCGGCTTACTGTGAGTACTATTCTCTTCCTTTTTGTGTTTTTTGAAAGGGGAAGGTATTTCTCCACATTGACCGGGGGGTATAACACAATGGCATTAACCCCCAGAAGCCTTTTTATCACAGCAGCACTGAAGCGCGAATTGGTAAGTACGAGTGGCTTATACTGCATTGACTTAAAAACACTCAGCAATACACTTCTAATCGCCACTTCAGGTCTTGAGTACGCTCTAAGCCACACATTGTGGACATATCTATCAGGATAGTAATAGGACTCAAAGCCGGGAACAAAGACTGGAAAATGTACGTAAATTATGTCTGAAAAGACTGGAAGCATGATTTGTTTTGTAATAATGGTTAAATCATAGTGGTGTTGCCTTATCGCGTAAATGCCTGCCACATCTCTCCAGAACCAGTTTGCAAGTCCTCCATATATTGTTGGGAAAGTTTTCCCAGGAAGCAACACAAATTCTTTGTCAACTACGTCGGATGAGTATCCGAAGATTCTGTGGACTCTCTCCCAATCAGTTTTTTCCAAAGTATAAAGATGAACTATGTAGCCCAGCTCCTTTAACGCCTTAGCAAACCCCAGCGCCAGCATCTCGGCCCCTCCTAGCACATTTAAGGAGTCGTGAATTAGAGCAATATTCATGCCGTACTACTTTCGTATTGCCTTAAAGTATGTACCTAATACAGCAGAGACTGCATAAGTGAGCAGATCCGTGGTTGTACCAGACGAACCATGTCACCACAAGTGGCGTCAGGTGAGAGTAAAAACTCACCTGAAGGCATAA
This window of the Candidatus Methanomethylicota archaeon genome carries:
- a CDS encoding glycosyltransferase yields the protein MLALGFAKALKELGYIVHLYTLEKTDWERVHRIFGYSSDVVDKEFVLLPGKTFPTIYGGLANWFWRDVAGIYAIRQHHYDLTIITKQIMLPVFSDIIYVHFPVFVPGFESYYYPDRYVHNVWLRAYSRPEVAIRSVLLSVFKSMQYKPLVLTNSRFSAAVIKRLLGVNAIVLYPPVNVEKYLPLSKNTKRKRIVLTVSRIAPEKGLEIIPDVAREVKDVKFVIMGALGSTSYYRSLMSKIKAVGVGDRLKVLPNVSEDLKIELMAKAIIYLHPMRYEHFGIAVVEAMAAGLLPIVHKSGGPWIDIVEDGKYGKGFNSVDELIYHINATIDSQYEFMARIVTERARFFSFHAFKTRVNKILEILKL